From Syntrophales bacterium, the proteins below share one genomic window:
- the rnc gene encoding ribonuclease III, whose amino-acid sequence MDNERLQSLAELEARLGWNFTDKSLLNRALTHRSFANENASIANGDNERLEFLGDAVLQLIVSDMLMKIFPTYTEGQLSKLRASAVNEHPLAELSRKFTIGEHLLLGKGEEASGGRTKPSLLANALESVIAAIFLDKGFECAAAFLGTIFEPLLREGDADSTCLDYKTALQERSMLLFKTIPRYSVLSETGPDHDKLFEMGLFIGERFIAAGSGKSKKEAEKQAARTALLTLRREQEETGG is encoded by the coding sequence ATGGATAATGAACGACTGCAAAGCCTTGCCGAACTTGAAGCGCGTCTCGGCTGGAATTTCACCGATAAGTCCCTCCTCAACCGGGCGCTTACCCACCGATCTTTCGCCAATGAAAACGCATCCATAGCGAACGGCGACAATGAGCGGCTGGAGTTTCTCGGAGACGCGGTATTGCAGTTGATTGTAAGCGACATGCTGATGAAAATATTCCCCACCTACACAGAGGGGCAGCTCTCAAAACTCCGCGCCTCTGCCGTTAACGAACATCCGCTTGCCGAACTGTCCCGTAAATTCACAATCGGAGAGCACCTGCTGCTTGGAAAAGGGGAAGAGGCCTCCGGGGGAAGGACAAAACCGTCGCTTTTGGCAAACGCCCTTGAATCCGTTATCGCTGCGATTTTTCTGGACAAGGGCTTTGAATGTGCAGCCGCCTTTCTCGGCACAATTTTTGAACCCCTTCTCCGGGAAGGGGATGCCGACTCAACCTGTCTGGACTACAAGACCGCCCTCCAGGAGCGAAGCATGCTCCTCTTTAAAACAATCCCCCGCTACAGCGTGCTGTCCGAAACCGGCCCTGACCACGACAAACTCTTTGAAATGGGTCTCTTTATCGGGGAGAGATTCATTGCCGCGGGAAGCGGGAAAAGCAAGAAAGAGGCCGAAAAGCAAGCGGCACGGACTGCGCTTTTAACTCTCCGGCGGGAGCAAGAGGAAACAGGCGGGTGA
- the era gene encoding GTPase Era translates to MFKSGFIGIIGRPNVGKSTLLNQLVGETIAIATRKPQTTRNRIMGIKNLDEPNPGQLIFLDTPGIHRAKTPLGKAMVETASGTIGDVDLLLLLVEAEEAPRSDDRFIIESLAGLTKPVILVINKTDLIEKQRLLPLIDSFSALYPFREIIPVSALKNDGVAHLVSEIWKLLPEGPRYFPEEMMTDRSERFIAAEIIREKITLRLHQEIPYVTAVVVDSFQEDEAKNMIRIKATINVEKDSQKGIVIGRGGAMLKEIGTKARLEMERFFASRVFLELFVRVAKDWTSDPRLLKEFGYMENKGPAR, encoded by the coding sequence TTGTTCAAATCAGGCTTCATCGGCATCATCGGGCGGCCCAACGTCGGCAAATCCACCCTGCTCAATCAGCTCGTAGGGGAGACAATCGCCATTGCCACCCGTAAACCCCAGACGACGCGCAACCGGATCATGGGGATAAAAAACCTTGATGAACCGAACCCCGGGCAACTGATCTTTCTCGACACGCCCGGCATTCACAGGGCTAAGACTCCCTTGGGAAAGGCCATGGTGGAGACGGCCTCTGGAACCATCGGCGATGTTGATCTGCTTCTGCTTTTAGTCGAAGCGGAGGAGGCGCCGCGCAGTGACGACCGCTTCATCATCGAATCGCTGGCAGGTCTGACAAAACCCGTAATCCTGGTTATCAACAAGACCGACCTCATCGAAAAGCAGCGCCTTCTGCCCCTTATCGACTCCTTCAGCGCCCTTTACCCATTTCGCGAAATCATTCCCGTTTCCGCTTTAAAAAATGACGGAGTAGCGCACCTTGTCTCCGAGATTTGGAAGCTCCTTCCCGAGGGGCCCCGCTACTTCCCCGAAGAGATGATGACAGACCGCTCCGAGCGCTTTATCGCCGCCGAAATCATCAGAGAAAAGATCACCCTCCGTCTGCATCAGGAAATACCATACGTAACCGCCGTCGTCGTCGATTCCTTCCAGGAAGACGAGGCCAAAAACATGATCCGCATCAAGGCTACGATCAATGTTGAAAAGGATTCACAAAAGGGGATCGTCATCGGCAGGGGGGGCGCGATGCTCAAGGAGATAGGCACAAAGGCGCGGCTGGAGATGGAGAGGTTCTTCGCTTCCCGGGTCTTTCTGGAACTCTTTGTCCGCGTGGCGAAAGACTGGACCAGCGACCCTCGTTTACTGAAGGAATTCGGATATATGGAAAACAAGGGACCGGCGCGTTAA
- a CDS encoding amidohydrolase, which translates to MKIDIFNHIFPQAYFDKMVELAPNGADMHKRVRNIPCIVNLDERFRIMDLFGDYQQVICLGAPPIEVFGPPAVANELARLANDEMAKLVRKYPDRFPGFIASLPMNDPEGLLKEAKRAVSELGAVGVQVYSNVLGSPLTRPETMPLFDLMVELDRPIWLHPARGADFPDYKNEKKSHYEIWWTFGWPYETSVAMAHIVFAGLFDRLPSLKIIAHHLGAMIPYFAGRVGPGWDQLGSRTSDEDYTTLLRQLKKRPIDYFRMFYVDTAIFGARDATICGLNFYGAEKALFASDMPFDPEKGTAYIRWTIDIIDSLDITPAERQAIYEGNARKLLHL; encoded by the coding sequence ATGAAAATAGATATTTTTAATCACATTTTTCCACAGGCGTACTTTGACAAAATGGTAGAGCTGGCGCCGAACGGCGCCGATATGCACAAGCGGGTGCGCAACATACCTTGTATTGTGAACCTTGATGAGCGTTTCCGCATCATGGATTTGTTCGGCGATTATCAGCAGGTCATCTGTCTGGGGGCGCCCCCGATTGAGGTTTTTGGCCCGCCCGCGGTTGCCAATGAACTGGCCCGTTTGGCCAATGACGAGATGGCGAAACTCGTCCGTAAATATCCGGACCGTTTCCCCGGCTTTATTGCTTCACTGCCGATGAATGATCCCGAGGGGTTGCTCAAGGAAGCAAAGAGAGCCGTTTCCGAGCTGGGCGCGGTTGGGGTGCAGGTGTATTCGAACGTGCTCGGCAGTCCCTTGACCAGACCAGAAACCATGCCCTTGTTCGATCTGATGGTGGAACTCGACCGGCCCATTTGGCTCCACCCGGCCCGGGGGGCGGATTTCCCTGATTACAAGAATGAAAAAAAGAGCCACTATGAAATCTGGTGGACCTTCGGCTGGCCCTATGAGACCAGTGTGGCGATGGCGCATATCGTTTTTGCCGGGCTTTTTGACCGGCTCCCTTCGCTGAAGATTATTGCCCACCATCTGGGCGCCATGATTCCCTATTTTGCCGGCCGGGTCGGGCCGGGCTGGGATCAACTCGGCAGCCGCACATCCGACGAGGACTATACTACGCTGCTCCGGCAGTTAAAGAAACGGCCCATTGATTATTTCCGCATGTTTTATGTGGATACCGCTATCTTTGGCGCTCGCGACGCCACGATTTGCGGCTTGAACTTTTATGGAGCGGAAAAGGCGTTATTTGCCTCCGACATGCCCTTTGATCCGGAAAAAGGGACGGCGTATATCAGGTGGACGATCGATATTATCGACAGCCTGGACATAACGCCGGCCGAGCGTCAGGCCATCTATGAAGGCAATGCCCGCAAACTGCTGCATCTCTAA
- the mtaB gene encoding tRNA (N(6)-L-threonylcarbamoyladenosine(37)-C(2))-methylthiotransferase MtaB gives MTAQKDPKKIGKIMTAAVATLGCKLNQCESASISEMLGARGLTIVPFNEKSDAYIINTCTVTGKTDYQSRQLVGRALRKNPEAIIIVTGCYAQRAPQELSSLAGVNFVIGNTEKALIPDLLLQTGKRSLNLTNSGEESFFPEIAKNEIIVGDIRKEKAISPLGAAVFPEHTRAFLKIQDGCDAFCSYCIVPYTRGTSRSLFPEETMQRLARLAANGYREIVLTGIHLGAWGRDLRPPSNFTSLLGKIVEKRLFERLRISSLEPREVTTGLLSLIRGSDIICPHLHLSLQSGSNRILKQMRRNYDTAFFRELVLKLQCAIPGLAIGIDVIAGFPGETEEEFAETLSLIEELPLAYLHAFPFSRRPGTPAATMPGQVTDNVKKNRVKLLREAGAAKRRSFAERFLGKPLKVLIERRTDKETGHPTGFSENYIPVAVRGSGVKVNSIVRVVPESLDGERLIANAIGC, from the coding sequence TTGACTGCACAAAAAGATCCAAAAAAAATTGGGAAAATCATGACGGCAGCGGTCGCCACCCTCGGCTGCAAGTTAAACCAGTGCGAATCGGCGTCAATATCCGAAATGCTTGGCGCCCGGGGATTGACGATTGTCCCGTTTAATGAAAAGTCGGATGCCTATATAATCAATACCTGCACAGTTACAGGAAAAACCGATTATCAGTCCCGGCAGCTCGTCGGCCGGGCCCTCCGAAAGAATCCGGAGGCAATAATTATCGTCACCGGCTGCTACGCTCAAAGGGCGCCCCAGGAACTATCCTCGCTTGCCGGGGTTAATTTCGTCATCGGCAACACCGAAAAGGCATTGATCCCCGATCTGCTGCTTCAGACGGGCAAGCGCAGCTTAAATTTAACAAATAGCGGCGAAGAAAGCTTCTTTCCTGAGATCGCCAAGAATGAAATTATTGTCGGCGATATCCGTAAGGAAAAGGCCATCTCCCCGCTGGGAGCAGCGGTCTTTCCCGAACATACCCGGGCTTTCCTGAAGATTCAGGATGGCTGCGACGCCTTTTGCAGTTACTGCATAGTACCCTACACGCGGGGAACAAGCCGCAGCCTTTTTCCGGAGGAGACCATGCAGAGGCTGGCGCGACTGGCCGCCAACGGCTATCGGGAAATCGTCCTGACCGGAATCCATCTCGGCGCCTGGGGACGCGACCTACGCCCTCCCTCCAATTTTACCTCCCTTCTGGGGAAAATTGTGGAAAAACGACTGTTTGAACGTCTCCGCATCAGCTCCCTGGAACCGCGCGAGGTGACCACGGGACTGCTCTCCCTGATCAGGGGCTCCGATATTATCTGTCCCCATCTGCACCTGTCGCTGCAAAGCGGCAGCAACAGAATCCTTAAGCAGATGCGGCGCAATTACGATACGGCTTTTTTCCGGGAACTCGTCTTGAAGCTCCAATGCGCAATTCCTGGTCTTGCCATCGGGATAGACGTGATCGCGGGCTTCCCCGGAGAGACGGAGGAGGAGTTCGCCGAAACTCTAAGTTTGATCGAAGAGCTGCCTCTGGCATACCTGCACGCATTTCCCTTCTCCCGCAGGCCAGGCACGCCCGCGGCGACGATGCCTGGACAAGTCACTGATAATGTAAAGAAAAACCGCGTAAAGCTTCTCCGGGAAGCGGGAGCGGCAAAGCGTCGCAGCTTTGCGGAGCGCTTCCTGGGAAAGCCGCTCAAGGTGCTCATCGAACGCCGAACCGATAAAGAGACAGGGCACCCGACCGGATTTTCAGAAAACTACATCCCCGTGGCCGTCCGCGGCAGCGGGGTGAAAGTCAACAGCATCGTAAGAGTTGTCCCGGAATCTCTGGACGGTGAGCGCCTCATTGCGAACGCCATAGGTTGCTGA
- a CDS encoding radical SAM protein, translated as MIIPIFIMNGGCTHRCIFCNEILTAGSHPARITDDDFNDIIRTHLAKPSRKQGPVQIAFYGGTFTGMEHAEQERLLMLAAPFLREGRVESIRISTRPDEIAPDNLAFLKRSGVAAVEIGVQSFDDGVLLQSRRGHTAADNIRAIKLLKEGGFTTGIHLMVGLPGDTPERFAKTVETAIALRPDTVRIHPTIVLENTALARDFIKKKYQPLTLLEATELSKEALKKFTKAGIPVIRLGLQTTGELEEPGAVLGGPFHPAFRALVEAAIFLEMAETLLNVAAGRKKEIKFIVSPQDVSNLQGLRRGNIATLKENYRLENIHVEVDPSLARGTLVIADEGKKLRTDFSGRIDEL; from the coding sequence GTGATCATTCCGATCTTCATAATGAACGGGGGCTGCACGCATCGCTGCATCTTCTGCAATGAAATCCTTACCGCGGGCAGCCACCCGGCCCGGATAACCGATGATGACTTCAACGACATCATCCGCACCCACCTGGCCAAGCCCTCCCGCAAGCAGGGCCCCGTTCAGATCGCCTTTTACGGGGGAACCTTTACCGGCATGGAGCATGCGGAACAGGAAAGACTGCTTATGCTCGCCGCCCCTTTTTTGAGGGAAGGCAGGGTTGAAAGCATCCGGATTTCCACCCGCCCGGACGAGATCGCCCCCGATAATCTCGCTTTTTTAAAGCGGTCGGGCGTAGCTGCCGTCGAAATAGGGGTACAGTCCTTTGACGACGGGGTTCTGCTTCAGTCCCGGCGGGGGCATACCGCGGCGGACAATATCCGGGCGATAAAACTGCTCAAGGAAGGGGGGTTTACAACCGGGATTCACCTGATGGTCGGGCTTCCCGGGGACACCCCGGAACGCTTCGCCAAAACGGTGGAGACGGCGATCGCCCTGCGTCCCGACACAGTGCGGATCCACCCGACCATTGTCCTTGAAAACACCGCCCTGGCCAGGGATTTCATAAAGAAAAAATACCAGCCGCTTACTCTTTTGGAGGCAACGGAACTGTCTAAAGAGGCTCTCAAAAAGTTTACAAAAGCGGGCATTCCCGTTATCCGCCTGGGCCTGCAGACAACGGGCGAACTGGAAGAGCCGGGCGCCGTGCTCGGTGGGCCTTTTCATCCGGCCTTCCGAGCGCTTGTCGAGGCGGCAATCTTTCTCGAAATGGCCGAAACGCTCCTCAATGTTGCCGCTGGAAGAAAAAAAGAAATCAAATTTATCGTCTCCCCTCAAGACGTTTCCAACCTCCAGGGTTTGCGGCGGGGAAACATTGCCACGCTGAAGGAAAACTATCGGTTAGAAAATATCCATGTGGAAGTTGATCCCTCGCTGGCAAGGGGAACCCTGGTCATTGCCGACGAGGGCAAAAAATTAAGGACGGATTTTTCCGGAAGGATTGACGAACTTTGA
- a CDS encoding diguanylate cyclase: MAETKRQKITPLDELLRRVTELENENERLKSLLLTDELTGLYNKRFFYLQLEVETTRARRTGQPCTLIALDLDNFKNVNDTFGHYIGDQLLSQFAGILGKSVRPTDFACRFGGDEFFIIMPSSGLTEGIGVAKRIQNSLKSFDFTVYTAEGRRVSVSVGLAIYKSSHKMSVDAFFQQADGNLCQAKKTGKNHIFHDLDAKAENTAVNNAERKALSVRFAEINEMEKQ, encoded by the coding sequence ATGGCTGAAACAAAAAGGCAAAAGATAACTCCCTTGGATGAGCTGCTAAGGCGGGTAACAGAACTGGAAAATGAGAACGAGCGGCTGAAATCCCTGCTTCTTACCGATGAACTGACTGGTTTGTACAACAAGCGCTTCTTTTATCTGCAACTGGAGGTGGAAACTACTCGGGCCAGACGCACCGGTCAGCCCTGCACCTTAATTGCTCTGGACCTGGACAACTTCAAGAATGTCAATGATACCTTCGGACATTATATCGGGGACCAGCTCCTGTCTCAGTTCGCCGGCATCTTGGGCAAAAGCGTCCGACCAACCGACTTTGCCTGCCGTTTCGGCGGGGACGAGTTTTTCATAATCATGCCCTCCTCCGGGCTTACCGAAGGCATCGGTGTCGCCAAACGAATCCAAAATTCTCTGAAAAGCTTTGATTTCACGGTTTATACGGCCGAAGGCCGACGCGTGTCGGTGAGTGTCGGCCTTGCCATTTATAAATCGTCTCACAAGATGAGTGTTGACGCCTTTTTCCAACAGGCGGACGGCAATCTTTGCCAAGCAAAAAAAACAGGTAAAAACCATATCTTCCACGACCTCGATGCGAAAGCTGAAAACACCGCCGTCAACAATGCGGAAAGAAAAGCGCTTTCCGTGCGCTTTGCCGAAATAAACGAAATGGAAAAGCAATGA